A window of the Dioscorea cayenensis subsp. rotundata cultivar TDr96_F1 chromosome 14, TDr96_F1_v2_PseudoChromosome.rev07_lg8_w22 25.fasta, whole genome shotgun sequence genome harbors these coding sequences:
- the LOC120276321 gene encoding uncharacterized protein At1g05835 gives MLSQQLHPWPVILTILFLLLHQGHGARCGMKTPTVQQTQVGFGTPPEFTVVVQNSCPVCPAIDIHIKCGGFSQILADPRFLKVIKDDDCVVNGGLPLAPLQKISFNYTHQKLSMAPKSWYFQCE, from the exons ATGCTCAGCCAACAACTACATCCATGGCCAGTAATCCTCACAATTCTCTTCCTGTTGCTTCATCAAG GACATGGAGCTCGCTGTGGAATGAAAACACCAACTGTGCAGCAAACACAGGTAGGCTTTGGCACACCGCCGGAGTTCACAGTGGTGGTGCAAAACAGCTGCCCGGTGTGTCCGGCCATTGACATCCATATTAAATGTGGTGGTTTCTCTCAAATACTTGCTGATCCTagatttctcaaagtgattaaAGATGATGACTGTGTTGTTAATGGAGGCTTGCCCCTTGCCCCCTTGCAGAAGATTTCCTTCAACTATACACACCAGAAGCTTAGCATGGCACCAAAGTCATGGTACTTTCAGTGTGAATAG
- the LOC120276534 gene encoding DNA replication licensing factor MCM3 homolog 2, with protein sequence MDANEEAMAAHKRSFLDFIDQDVGRGVYMKAIRDMIQNKKHRLIIAMDDLRNFSLDLARRLIRNPSEYMQPLSDAVTEATRGVDPKYLKEGEHVLVGFTGPFGFHKVTPRDLMSSFIGSMVRVEGIVTKCSLVRPKVVKSVHFCPSTNQFTTREYRDITSTMGLPTGSVYPTRDENGNLLVTEYGLCEYKDHQTLSMQEVPENSAPGQLPRTVDVIIEDDLVDSCKPGDRVAIVGIYKALPGKSKGSLNGVFRTVLIANNVSLLNKEANAPIYSLEDLKRMKEIAKRNDTFDLLGNSLAPSIYGHLWIKKAVILLMLGGVEKNLKNGTHLRGDINMMMVGDPSVAKSQLLRAVMNIAPLAISTTGRGSSGVGLTAAVTSDQETGERRLEAGAMVLADRGVVCIDEFDKMNDQDRVAIHEVMEQQTVTIAKAGIHASLNARCSVVAAANPIYGTYDRSLTPTKNIGLPDSLLSRFDLLFIVLDQMDPEIDRQISEHVSRMHRYCADDGGMGAFSKGSRFAEEDDNEINAPIFVKYDRVLHGQERKRGRKGKNERLTIKFLKKYIHYAKNRIQPKLTDEASDHIATAYAELRDASSNAKSGGGTLPITARTLETIIRLSTAHAKMKLRNEVLKVDVEAALQVLNFAIYHKELTDMEEREQRERELDLKNRADQDAGNDGGNVEGGGNATVDAMDVDEDHAGDDISPERLQTFETILGQHVVSNHLDQISIADIEHIVNQRADEHFTKRQISSMLERMQESNRIMIRDGIVRII encoded by the exons ATGGATGCCAACGAGGAAGCCATGGCTGCTCACAAGCGTTCCTTCTTGGATTTCATCGATCAAGAT GTGGGCAGGGGGGTTTACATGAAGGCTATCAGAGACATGATCCAGAACAAGAAGCATCGCCTCATCATCGCCATGGACGATCTTCGCAACTTCAGCCTGGATCTTGCTCGGAG GTTGATTCGCAACCCCAGCGAGTACATGCAGCCCCTTTCCGATGCGGTGACCGAGGCCACGCGTGGTGTGGATCCTAAGTACCTGAAAGAAGGGGAACATGTGCTCGTGGGCTTCACCGGGCCTTTTGGCTTTCACAAGGTTACACCTCGGGACCTCATGTCCTCCTTCATTGGATCCATGGTCCGTGTTGAAGGCATTGTCACCAAAT GTTCACTTGTGAGGCCCAAGGTCGTTAAAAGTGTTCACTTCTGCCCGTCAACTAATCAATTTACTACTCGCGAGTATAGGGACATCACATCAACTATGGGATTGCCCACTGGGTCTGTGTACCCAACACGG GATGAGAATGGGAACTTGCTGGTCACTGAGTATGGACTATGTGAATACAAGGATCATCAAACACTATCCATGCAGGAAGTTCCTGAGAACTCTGCTCCTGGCCAACTTCCAAGAACTGTGGATGTCATTATAGAAGATGACTTGGTAGATTCTTGTAAACCTGGGGACCGTGTAGCAATTGTAGGAATATATAAAGCTCTTCCTGGGAAAAGCAAGGGCAGTTTAAATGGGGTTTTCAG AACGGTTCTTATAGCCAACAATGTTTCTTTATTGAACAAGGAGGCAAATGCACCAATATATTCTCTGGAGGACTTGAAGAGAATGAAGGAAATAGCAAAGAGGAATGACACATTTGATTTACTTGGAAATTCACTTGCACCATCAATCTATGGTCATTTATGGATAAAAAAAGCAGTAATTTTGTTGATGCTCGGTGgtgtggaaaaaaatttaaagaatggAACACATCTACGAGG TGATATAAACATGATGATGGTGGGCGATCCTTCAGTTGCAAAGTCACAACTCTTGAGAGCGGTCATGAACATTGCCCCGTTAGCTATTTCAACTACAGGTCGGGGTTCATCTGGTGTTGGGTTGACAGCTGCTGTCACTTCAGATCAGGAAACTG GGGAGAGGAGGCTTGAAGCTGGCGCAATGGTTCTTGCAGACCGAGGTGTAGTTTGCATTGATGAGTTTGATAAAATGAATGATCAAGATCGTGTTGCCATACATGAAGTTATGGAGCAACAGACAGTAACGATTGCCAAGGCTGGAATACATGCATCATTAAATGCTCGATGCAGCGTAGTTGCGGCTGCAAATCCCATATATGGAACT TATGACAGATCATTGACCCCGACGAAGAATATTGGATTGCCAGATTCATTACTTTCTCGGTTTGACTTGCTCTTTATAGTCCTTGATCAAATGGACCCTGAAATTGACCGACAGATTTCAGAGCATGTTTCTCGGATGCATAGATATTGTGCAGATGATGGAG GAATGGGGGCCTTCAGTAAAGGTTCAAGGTTTGCTGAGGAAGATGATAATGAGATTAATGCACCCATTTTTGTCAAATATGATCGCGTGCTTCATGGGCAGGAGAGGAAAcgaggaagaaaaggaaaaaatgagAGACTAACCATCAAGTTCCTTAAGAAGTACATCCATTATGCCAAAAACAGGATCCAGCCAAAGCTGACTGATGAg GCGTCTGATCATATTGCAACTGCTTATGCGGAACTAAGAGATGCTAGTTCAAATGCAAag TCTGGAGGAGGAACACTCCCAATCACTGCTAGAACCTTGGAGACCATTATTCGTCTCTCAACAGCTCATGCCAAAATGAAACTAAGAAATGAG GTTTTGAAGGTCGATGTTGAAGCTGCACTGCAAGTTCTAAATTTTGCTATTTACCATAAAGAGCTGACTGATATGGAAGAACGAGAACAGAGGGAGAGAGAGTTAGATTTGAAAAATCGAGCTGATCAGGATGCTGGCAATGATGGTGGCAATGTTGAAGGTGGTGGCAA TGCCACAGTAGATGCGATGGATGTAGATGAAGATCATGCTGGTGATGATATTAGTCCAGAAAG ATTACAAACATTTGAGACAATCCTAGGTCAGCATGTGGTCTCCAACCATCTGGACCAAATATCTATTGCAGATATTGAGCATATTGTCAACCAGAGAGCAGATGAACACTTCACAAAGCGCCAAATATCGTCAATGTTGGAG AGAATGCAAGAATCCAACAGAATAATGATCAGAGATGGAATCGTTCGAATTATTTAA